The DNA sequence AGGAAATTGGTTCATCGGTTCCTCCCCCTCAGGATTCACTTTCCcaatgaaaaggaaaatgattcatttcctttctcattttcctttccaccaaCCAAACAGGCCCGGGTTTGCTagctttcctttttcttctgtttACCGGTTTTGGCCCACATTTCACTAAAAAAGAATGCCTTATCACTTGACTATAGGCTGCAACAAtaatatttccttttttttttgcttttttggttgcaaaattagaaatttagaattgaCATTTGTTTTTCAAATAATTGACCCAACAATGGAGGTGAAAAAGGAGAAGTCCAGACGACATGTCGATTCCGAACAAGCAAAACCCTTTTGAATTCGGTCTTCCATGTCTCTGTGAAGTAAAACCCTCACTCCAATCGTACTACACTTCCCGCGCTCTGACCTCCGCTAGGGTTTAACCCTTCACCGACCTCAACCCACCGGCAATGGATACTTCTCCCAGCTACTTCGACCCCGAAAACCTCACCACCAGAGAGCAATTTCGTCGCTACGGGTTCGTCCCCAATTTCTCTAAATTCCTTTCCTTTTTCGATCATTCAATCCCCCCCGTATTGATTCATCAATCGATTTATCTCTAATTTCAAATCTCGTATATTTAGGACTGCGATTACGATTTCGGAGCTAGTAAACTGTGCAACATAGAATGCCATATCAAATCTGTGTAGCAATAGAAGCAATTCAAAACTTTTCTGTATTTCTGGAGATGTAATCCTAGACCTAATGTTGTTTCAACTCATTGCTTTGATGTGAACCAGGAAAAGGCACCCGAATTCGAGCATTTCGCCCCACCGAGAGAATTCGGCTTCCTCCAGGCCACCCTATGATGGCCAGAGCAATATCCACAGCCCTACTAATGCTGCTCTTCTTCTGGAAAATATTAAACAAGAATTTGAAAGCACTCCTGCAAAGACTCGTTCCGTCTCGAAAAGGCGGTCCTTGTTTGATGTTACCGAGGTGGATGATAGCGCTGAGGCAGTGCGGTATTCGTTGAAGCTTTGCAAGCATGAGGAGGACTCGCTGGCTGATGATGGAGATACGACTTTTGCTCTATTTGCATCTCTACTTGACTCTGCTCTTCAAGGTTTCTGAACTAGAGTTTCCTTCCAGTCTCGAGCTTTTTTGTAATGTGACGAAGTATATTCAACTTGACATTGCATTTTAGTTGGCTATTTGACTAGAGTTTcttggtaaatttttttttttcagggttGATGCCTTTTTCTGAACTGATACTAAGACTCGAAGAATCATGCAGAAATGTTTCAGAGTCAATTATGTATGTCCTCATTTTGACAGTAGTTGCAAAGATGTGTTTGTATTGCAAATGCACATTAGTTCACGCATAAATGTACCATTCGGTTATTCTGTAGGTATGGTTCCAACATACGGCATCGGATTGTAGAAGATAAGTTGATGAGGCAGAAGGCTCAACTCCTGCTTGATGAGGCTGCTTCCTGGTCCCTCCTCTGGTACCTTTTTGGAAAAGGTAATCTACCTCTTATCGCTATTGTCTTATGCTATATGATGTCCTTCATACACACACGCACATAGATACACATTATGAGCTATGACTTTTAATGTGAGAGTTATTCTTCTTTGTGCAGGGACCGAAGAGACCCCTAAAGAACTCATCTTGGTAATTCATTTCCCCTGAAGACCTAAAACATATCGATTCTTTTCCTTAAACTTGTCAAGTTGAAAAGTACATGGAGGAGTTTTTTCTTATTTAAATACGTTGACCCATGACAGTTTCCCTCAACATCACTTTTGGAGGCTTGCCAGTTTGTTGCGGACGATCTTACAGCACAGTTATGCTTACGAATTGTTCAATGGCTAGAAGGCTTGACTTCCAAAGCACTTGATCTGGAAAGAAAGGTTGCCCTTACTGCTTCATTTTTTATTCCAGAATACTTTAAACTTTGCACAAGTGTTATTGTCTGGTCAATATTTTGATCTGTTAggcaagttttatttttttattctcaaCATGGACAGTGGTAACTCTTTATTAGCTTTCCATGTTTGTTTGGAGTTTTATATACTAACCAATTTTGAATCGGATACTGTCAAATACTTGTAGGTGCGAGGGTCTCACGTTGGTGCCTGTCTCCCAAGCTCTGGAATTTGGTTCCATACTCAACGCTATCTTAAGAAAGGAACATCCAGTGCAAATACTGTTCATCACTTGGATTTTGATGCCCCGACACGAGAACAGGCTCATCTACTACCTGATGACAAAGTATTTTTCTTGTgttctttacattttttttttcaagtttgcTTAAATTTTGAAGTATTTAGTGTTTAGTTTGGTCCCGTACCTTCATTGcacataataattttttttttctttctaaaatatGTTCTTGTAAGACCAGGTTTTTAATTAGAGCTTTTTCTGACTGCCTGCCTTTCCTTCCTGGAGTTGGAGTTCTCAGTACAGTGCTGGTCTAGTTCAATTATATGTTCTAATCAAACACAAATATATGCAAACTGCAAATAAAAGTACGGAAAGTACCTCAGATTCCTTAGGTTGTAACATACGACAGCATGCTTGTGCTTGTGCTGGTGCTGCAATGCAACAGTGATATCCTCAATAATATcctagttttatttatttttgtattaaaggGGCTAAGGCGCTCTCAAATCAAAGTCAATTAACTTAATAGATGGCCCCAACTTCAACACCACTCCTTTTGTTGGCCAGGGATTCACAAATCTACTTTTAACATGAGTTATGGActggatttttttttggcatATTGTTGAATGTTACCTATAGGTGCTTGTGACATTGTAGTGAATTAGAACATCATCACTAATTTTTATGGATGAACATTTGTCTGAAGCAGTACTAACAGTTTTACCCCATCAGAAACATGATGAATCTCTTTTGGAAGATGTCTGGACTCTTTTGAGAGCAGGAAGACTGGAGGAGGCATGTAACCTTTGCCGGTCTAAGGGACAGGTAAGTGAAGTTCTGAAAAATATGAGATTATCTCTACATCTGTACTCAGTGATACTGTCCTAAGAACTGCTAAAATTTTGTTAGGCATGGAGAGCTGCAACCTTGTGCATATTTGGAGGTTCTGACCAATCTCCGTCAATTGAAGCCCTGGTGAGGAATGGAAAGAATAGAACCTTGCAAGccattgaattggaaagtcgcATTGGCCACCAATGGTATCTCTGGAAATGGGCTTCTTATTGTGCATCAGAGGTATGGGTGAAAggaattattttttatatcaaGGTCATACATTGGCAACATTGTCAATACTGAACTATATGTACAGTTATTCACTGCATTTTGTAGCTTAACAAATGTATTGTGTTTTTCCTTATCTTCACGTGCCTTTTATTGTTCTTAATGGCGTAAACTTATCTGTTGCTTTCCTGTCATTAAAATTTTGACCACTGTTGATGTTAGagattatatattttttgtctttttcccTCCCAATTATTGTAACATGTCACTTTTGTCTTCTATCTTTAATATGAAGAAAATAGCTGAGCAAGATGCTGGCAAATATGAAGCAGCAGTCTATGCGGCACAATGTAGCAATTTAAGGCGCATGCTTCCAATCTGCACTGACTGGGAGGTATTTGCTCCCACCAACTTTCAATTCTCCTTTAGTTCATATGTTGAATTAactgatttttctttttaagttatTAATTCTGTGGTAGGAATCGTCAATAGCTTGCCCCGCATTTAATGTTAATGGTCCATATTCATAATTTTTAACTAATAGGTAACAGTGTATTACATCATTTTCGTATTCTCTTTTCAAAATTATTGTGCAAGTCCCGCTCTAGTACACCAGAGGTTTATAGgagaaataactcaaaatattcCTACATAGACATTCTATTTAACACAGACTTCCCAACAAGCAAGAATACTTAGGCTTACCTGTTTGATTAAGTCAAAGAAAACACAAAAGGCCATGGATCTCTTTCGAGCATACAAGTCAGCAAAAGATGATCAACTATTTTGTTCTACTTTTAAAGGTTTCCAACCTTCaaatttttatatttaattcaaAGGTGCTGCCTAAGAAAACAAAGCTCTTTTGTAGGGTAAATATGTTTGCTGTACTATAGAAGTAGTTGAAATTTGTTGGAATTCTTGATTACAGTGATTTTCTTGTCATTACCTTGTATCATCACCATCAGTTTTAGATGCCTCTAGTGAATTCTAACCAAATATATTTGCAGTCAGCGTGCTGGGCAATAGCAAAGTCATGGCTAGATTTTCAGGTGGATTTGGAATTGGCTCATTTACAACCAGAAAGACTGGATCAAATTACAAGCACTGCAGATGCAATTGATGGAAGTCCAGCACATGGTGATGGAGCTGTTCAGCCTTCAAGTGGACCAGGAAGTTGGCCACTCCAAGTTTCAAACCAGCAACCACGGCAACTTTTAGATCTCATTCAGAAACTTCATTCAGGGTACATTTTCTATACTAGTTTCATTACtttgaactttcttttcttgcaGTGTTGCATACTGGTAACGAAAGTGTAATTAATTTGAATTAGGGAATTGGTCCACGAAAGTGTTACTCGAGGATGCAAGGAACCACAACGACAAATTGAGGTATTATCACAAGGAAATTACtcgagtctttttttttttgctagaaAATATTTCCTTGGATTGGAAAGCTTTTTTCTAATCCGTGTTTGAAATGGAAAAGAATTGTTGAGTTGAGATCTCTTTTAGTATGCAAGCATTCCTTTTTGTAGAAAAAAACTTCTTAAAAGAGGAATTTTTCTATACCAAACAACAGAAAAACAATATCAAGGAAAATATTAAGGACAAGAACTTTCTCAAATGTTTCTGTTAGGCTGAAGTCTTGATCAAAACAGAATGAATAAAGAGTTAGAAAGAATTTTCCTAAATTGAACTAAACAGAAGAAATGTTATTCAAAGAGATGTTTCCAACAAATATTTTGGTAAAACACTTCTCTTCCTTGGAATTGGAATTCCAAGTTAGTTATTTGTTTAAAGAAATTGTATTAAATCGGTATATGTTTTTTGTTGAATCACTTATGAAGAATATGTTTATTACGTATTGTTTATTAtacaagtctctctctctctctctctccacacacacacacacacacacacgtttTTTTGTTGAATCACTTATGAAGAAtatgtttattttttgttgaatCACTTATGAAGAATATGTTTATTATGTATTGTTTATTAtacaagtctctctctctctctctctctccacacacacacacacacacacaccaatcTGCGTACTTGTAATAACACATTGTTCGACAGATGATTCTAATGTTAGGGGATATCCCACGATTGCTGGACCTTATATGGTCATGGATTGCACCTTCAGAAGATGATCAGAATGTCTTCAGGTAATGTAATGTTAGTTGCCTTCACCTCTTTTTTGATATATTTCTAAAACTCTAAAAGGACGTCCGAGTGACTTCTTTAGTGCTGGAACTTACAATATTTCATAAACCATTTTATATGGCCATAAGCAAAACTATGCAAATGGGATCATTTCTCCGTAAGTTGACAATTCCTATCCATTTGAGATAGCCGGAAAAAGTGTCAGATAATCACACAAAACATGCAAATTTTTCAACGGATCATCATGGACATGGTTTTACCAAGTATAATGTGCTTTCATATGTTTTTGGCAACAAATTTATTGTTGTATTACAAGTTCCACCAAGGAAAACTGATTCAAGTAGTTGTCTAATGTTTATATTGTTTGATTAATGGGCGTTGTTTGTTTTTCAGGCCTCATGGGGATCCTCAGATGATTCGGTTTGGTGCACATCTAGTGCTTGTGCTTAGATACTTACTTGATGATGAATTCAAGGATACTGTCAGAGAGAAAATCATGAATATTGGTGATCTCATTGTACACATGTAAGTAGTTTCAAGTCAGTTTTGCCAGTTTCTTTGTGAGAAGGTTGACAAATTAACGATCAATACCATTTTGTGAAACCAATGAGCATGATGCTTAACAGTAATCCTTAGGTTGATGACATGCCGGTTGATTAAATCATACCATCCATACTTCCATAGCCTTAAAAAGGTTTGAAAAAGTACAATTTAATTTATGAAACTATATAATGAACTAGGAATCTAGATGACTCTGAGATTTCTAATTAAAATAATACTTATATTTTTTAACCAAAGCATAGTACATTGTTTGAGTAGATACACTCTGCTCAATCATATATAACAGTTGGTGAGTCTAATTCCAGGTATgccatgtttcttttttctaacCAACATGAGGAGCTGGTGGGTATATATGCTTCTCAGCTTGCACGCCACCGTTGCATTGACCTCTTCGTGCACATGATGGAATTGAGGCTGGACAGCAGGTAACAGATGACTCTTTATAGGGATTATGAGGTTATTGCATGTGTGCGTTTTCTTATTACCTTTTGTTCATGAAAAATATGCATGGTATTCCGGATTTATAGAATGTACTGTAGAAGTTATTTTAGGTTGTGTGGTATTTTGTTTTACCTATATTGCTCTGTGGATGGATGGGTCAAGCACTCTTATATAAAACCTCATATATGGTTTATAATTATTCTGTGTTGCTTCTTAACAGCGTGCATGTCAAATATAAGATCTTCCTCTCTGCTATAGAGTATTTACAATTTTCTCCTCTAgacaattcaaattcaaaagcaaGTTTTGAAGAAATTGTTGAGAGGTATATCCATTTCTTCTTGAGACTTATTTACTTTTGTGGTAGGAAGAACTGCTTCTCACAAACTGTTTGAACAGGGTTTTTTCAAGATCTCGGGAAATCAAAGTTGGTCAATATGATAAGATATCAGGTGTTGCAGAACAGCACCGGTTGCAGAGTCTTCAAAAAGCGATGGTTATCCAGTGGCTATGTTTTACACCCCCCTCCACCATTAGTAATGTTAAGGATGTCGGCAGAAAACTTCTTCTGCGAGCACTAGTACATAGGTGAGTTCTATCTATGTTTTATAGGAATAGCTCTGTAATAGGATTGTGGAACCTAAAGCTGGTTTCTGGTATTTATTAATACAAAATGAAAACAACATGAGAAGTTGAGAACTATTTTCAGTGTTTTATACGTTTTGTTATGTGTTAAATGCAATATATATGTTTGCATGAAAAGAGGTGATGTTTACTAGTGCCATGAGATTCTCTATTAGGTATTTTGGTAGCTTAGTTGCAGGACACAGTCACAGTTTTGATTTGAACTGTGGCCATGCATGAGGTAGGGACTAGCAGTGGGTGAGGTACAACATGGGGTCCTCTCATTGACCAGCTACTGCATTCATATTGCAACTTACTTCTGTCTTTTCAAATTTGTTTCCATCCCTGACTTCCTACACTTTCGTATCGTTTTtccttgttttatttatttattttctgtatTTTCTTTGTAGCAATATATTGTTCAGGGAGTTTTCACTGGTTTCAATGTGGAGAGTTCCTGCAGTGCCCATTGGTGCCCACACAGTACTTAGTTTTCTTGCTGAACCTTTGAAGCAACTTTCGGAATCTTCTGATACCTTGGAGGATGTTTCTCAAAACCTGAAAGAGTTCCACGACTGGGTATGCTTCATTTtctgtctgtctgtctgtctctctctctctctctatatatatatatatatatatatccttccAACTTCTTAATATGTTCTGTGTTATCCCCATGTATGTGCTTATGATATTTGTTAATCGTCTTCAACAGAATGAGTATTATTCTTGTGATGCAAAATACCGGAATTGGCTCAAAATTAAATTAGAGAATGCAGAGGTGTCCCCAGTTGACCTCTCAATGGATGAAAAACAAAGGGCTGTTTCAGCAGCCAAGGAGACTTTGAATTCATCTCTGTCATTGCTACTGAGTAAGTTGAGTTGATTATTTCTCTTGtatgtgaaaaaaaaatgctCTGAAAGATAATTGGATTGGCTAATTTTTGTGCACTCATTAGTTTTCTGATTGAACTTTTGACATACAAATATTTTGTTTTGGCTATAGGAAAAGAAAATCCTTGGTTAGCTTCTGGTGAAGATCATGCCTATGGATCTGTGGAACCTACATTTCTTGAATTGCATGCCACAGCAATGCTATGCTTGGCTTCTGGTGAGTGTCTGTTTCCAGATGCAACTGTGTGTACAACGTTGATGAGTGCTCTTTACTCTTCCGTGAGTGAGGAAGATGTGTTAAACCGCCAATTAATGGTAAGTTTAATTGTTTGTTGAAGCTGATTGGAAGAAAGACCTACATGTGCTGATTTTCTTTACTAAGAATCTTCATCTTGGTGTGGGTTCTTGATAGTGAGAATTCATATCAGAGTTGTATGCTGTCCAAGATATTGGTGTTGCATTTCTAATTTTTCATGCATtaatcttctttttgtttctttagtttttttcaTTTTGCTCACAAAcaggatttttggttttcgtaGTTAAATGTCTCCATATCATCAAAGGATAATTGCTGCATAGAGGTTGTGCTTCGCTGCTTGGCAGTTCCAGGTGATGGTTTTGGGCCACAGGAACATGATGATGGAGGTATTCTTGGTACTGTTATGGCTGCTGGCTTCAAAGGTAATCAATATACTGAGATTGCAGTTATACTCTTTTTTGCATGCCGCGTTACTGTTCTAAAAGTTATCACCAAGTTAGAGtttcaaggaaaaaagaaggttttattgaaagaaaatggtctttctttgttttcctcACATCTGCACATTTAGCATAACTAAAGTCTTGATCAGCTGGACAGAGTGGAATCATAAGTTCATGCCTACTCAACAAATGATAGcaaatttctaaagaaaaagaaaatgtggAAGTAAGATTATGAAGGAAGCAGAAGTTACTCTTCTGATGCTAATTTTGGAAAGGTGATTGAACTGATTAATTTTCACTGCAGGTGAGCTACCTCGATTTCAACCTGGAGTTACAATGGACATTTCCCGATTAGATGCCTGGTATTCAAGCAAGGATGGTTCTTTAGAAAGTCCAGCAACATACATTGTGCAGGGCCTTTGTCGTAGGTGCTGTCTTCCAGAAGTCATTCTTCGATGCATGCAGGTACTTTTTCTGTGGAAGCCTCTTATATGAACTCTTATAATTTAATCATTAAACTATAATTCCAAGAACTGGCACacctttaatggtgctatggatGTCACATCTGCAGGTCTCACTCTCGCTCATAGAGTTGGGTATTGCACCTGAAAGCCATGATCAGTTGATTGAATTAGTTGCTTGCCCTGAAGCTGGGTTTCTTCATTTGTTTAGTGACCAACAATTGCAGGTATGCTAAAGTTCCATCTTAAGCCTTTAACCATAGTGCCCTTCTTTCTATCAATCATTCATTTCAAAATGACCCAAAGAACATGCATATTATTCCACCTGGGGAATTTTTGTATTGTAAATGAAATATAAACCACCAAAATTTCAAATGTAGATATCCTTTGCTTGAAATCGAAGCATTCAGATTCATCACTAAAACTCGGCTGCACTTTAATTTTATCAATTTTGGGATTTTGTACGTCCTCTTAAAAAATAAGAACCAAGTGacaaaaaaaatctcttgtGGGGACTTGCAGCTCCAATGGTAGTACTGAACATTTACCACCACACCATAGGTCAAATATTGAACCACCACCTTGGTTCAATAAAACCAAAAAGCAGAGCATCGTTTGGTTTATTTCATCATTCAGGAGCTACTTTGCAGTTTGCTTTGCCTTTCGTTGCAGTCGATTTAAATTAAGCTGGTTTATTAATTTGCTATCTTATGTGCAGGAATTTTTATTGTTTGAAAGGGAATACTCGATAAGCCAAATGGAGGTTCAAGAGGAAATTTCTTCTTGACTGTTGGCGAATACGAGGTCTCCGTTGCTCACACAAGGCTGATGATGCTGTAAAATGGTAGCCTGTTTATCTGTAAGAGGTATTCTGAAACATTGACACAGGTGTAAATCATATATCAAGAGTTACAGTTTGTACTTTGTAGAGGTTCTTGTTAAGACTTCTTGTGAGTGAATGGATTGGTGTTTATTTGGGGGTCCTTTGCTTTTAATTACTCCCGTCCTTTGGTTCTCATTTTCATTACTTTGGTCCGTTGATGCATCAATGTATCAAATCTAGATGTTTAGTTGACAGAAAATTGATCACCATTCTATACATAATTAagaaatatcttttttttttttttaaagaaattcaGAAATATCTTGATTCAATCTTATCTTTAAAAAAGCTCGGGGGATTCTCATATGAACAGTGCCTCCGCCAAGGTGcaaaatttgaaaatatatatatcactgAAATACTGAAATTTAAACAACATGAAGCTTGAATGCCAGCTCAAGCCAAAGCCCGTCTGGAAAGTCAAGTGGCAAACATATGTCATGCTACTGAAAGTGTTATCAAATCCTTTCTtttagagagtttctattcatactttcaaaaTTGGCATTTAAAtctcttcactttttttttttttgaagaatatcatgtcgatatattaaTATTTCTCAGGCCAGAAAAGACCATTACCCTCTACCATCTCTAGGTCAGATCATTTGACGGTACCCATGCTTACTTATATAAAGAAAGCCGAGAAACTATGTTACAATGACAAGTAAATAGGCTTagttcaaaagaaaaaactaaattttttccttgcccttaacactagggctaggaggttttCCAGGGCAAAGCATGCTAAGCACCTCTTCAGTTGCAATCTTCTTACCCTTTGAAGAGTTCTTGTTTTTCGAGCCCAGAGGCCggcctcttttcttcttttgttccaTTTTGACGAGCTGCAATGATTCCTTAGAGAGTGATCCTTCCTTAGGAACTAAGACACCTCCCGAAGCTTCAATGAGACCCAATGATTTAGCAGAGAATTTGGTGTGGAGCTCCGGAACTTTCAATTTCTTAGGCATTATAGTTGAGCTAGCAGCAGTCTCACCATCATTAAACataaatttcagtttctttGGGGACGTATAAGGTGATGCAGGCCTATTTCTTTTCACAGTTGATGACTCCACGTCCACAGGAACTAAGGCTATGGCATTTCCTTCCTCAGCATACCTTAGGTTTTCACTTCGCACTACAATAAGCTTGCGGTGCTTGTTCAGAGCAGAAGTGCCAAATAGGTTACGCACTACTGGAGGCAGTAGCGGTGTTTGCAGGCCTTGAAATCGGAACGATCCATTCTGGAAACGAAGATCAGACAAACCTGGAAAATGGGATGTGAGCGACTTCCCTGATGTCTCCGATCGTGTAGTGGTGTTATGCACAGCCTGGGCATCAACAGTAGGGCAAACGTCCTGTTCATGAAACAGAAGATGGCAATCTTTGCATATTCCATGCAAATTTTCATAGAAAAAAGTAATCTCTTTCACCACTCCAGGGATGATCTTGAGAGTCCGTTTCAAGAATAATGGATGGGAAATAGCATGAGCTACATGAACCCGAATTTGATTCTTATTGTCATACAGTCTTTGATCAAAATCCAAATACTTACTCGCAACAGAAGCAACATTCATGATAatctttttctcttctaggGCTGGCGAGATACCTGTgattttgacccaaaaaaagagCAGATTCATGGGGATGACAAGAGGATCTTCCAGGCCATCATATTGTTGCAGCAGAACCGGAGCTTTGTTAAAATACCACGGCCCTCCCCGTAAAACCTTATTTCGATCACGTTTCAGatcaaaggaaaaaacaaagcgGCCTTGGGTACTGTCTTGAACCTTGAAGGTTCCATAAATGACCCAGATGCGTCGGAAACGGAGCTGCAGATCCTGAGTGCCAAACTGTTTCTTTGTCATTGGTTTGGCCAGAAGGAAAGGCTGAGAGTTTGAACGCCTGTCGGAGCCGTTCAAGTGCGAGATGTCAATGACATCAGAGCCCGCTAGGGTGAGAGATGCCGCGAAGCTTGCGGTAACGTCGTCAACGGAAGTCATTGTGCAGTAAACAGGGTTCGTAGGGTCAAGGTTTTAAGTTTCTCCGAAACTGCCGAaatttccgtcgaaatttccgtaaatttgaagtaccgaaacgaaattcatatgttatatcatttccgtcaggAGTTTTCCGAAATTTACCgaaattttccgtacatttccgcgaaattctaaatttccgaaatatctacacacacaaaatatatttaaatattcaaaccgaaattttgtccgaattttctttgaaatttctGTTAAATTCGTATTTCACAGTTTTCGACTTTTCGCtgacaaaatatgaaattttgattttttttt is a window from the Rosa chinensis cultivar Old Blush chromosome 2, RchiOBHm-V2, whole genome shotgun sequence genome containing:
- the LOC112189608 gene encoding nuclear pore complex protein NUP107, translated to MDTSPSYFDPENLTTREQFRRYGKRHPNSSISPHRENSASSRPPYDGQSNIHSPTNAALLLENIKQEFESTPAKTRSVSKRRSLFDVTEVDDSAEAVRYSLKLCKHEEDSLADDGDTTFALFASLLDSALQGLMPFSELILRLEESCRNVSESIMYGSNIRHRIVEDKLMRQKAQLLLDEAASWSLLWYLFGKGTEETPKELILFPSTSLLEACQFVADDLTAQLCLRIVQWLEGLTSKALDLERKVRGSHVGACLPSSGIWFHTQRYLKKGTSSANTVHHLDFDAPTREQAHLLPDDKKHDESLLEDVWTLLRAGRLEEACNLCRSKGQAWRAATLCIFGGSDQSPSIEALVRNGKNRTLQAIELESRIGHQWYLWKWASYCASEKIAEQDAGKYEAAVYAAQCSNLRRMLPICTDWESACWAIAKSWLDFQVDLELAHLQPERLDQITSTADAIDGSPAHGDGAVQPSSGPGSWPLQVSNQQPRQLLDLIQKLHSGELVHESVTRGCKEPQRQIEMILMLGDIPRLLDLIWSWIAPSEDDQNVFRPHGDPQMIRFGAHLVLVLRYLLDDEFKDTVREKIMNIGDLIVHMYAMFLFSNQHEELVGIYASQLARHRCIDLFVHMMELRLDSSVHVKYKIFLSAIEYLQFSPLDNSNSKASFEEIVERVFSRSREIKVGQYDKISGVAEQHRLQSLQKAMVIQWLCFTPPSTISNVKDVGRKLLLRALVHSNILFREFSLVSMWRVPAVPIGAHTVLSFLAEPLKQLSESSDTLEDVSQNLKEFHDWNEYYSCDAKYRNWLKIKLENAEVSPVDLSMDEKQRAVSAAKETLNSSLSLLLRKENPWLASGEDHAYGSVEPTFLELHATAMLCLASGECLFPDATVCTTLMSALYSSVSEEDVLNRQLMLNVSISSKDNCCIEVVLRCLAVPGDGFGPQEHDDGGILGTVMAAGFKGELPRFQPGVTMDISRLDAWYSSKDGSLESPATYIVQGLCRRCCLPEVILRCMQVSLSLIELGIAPESHDQLIELVACPEAGFLHLFSDQQLQEFLLFEREYSISQMEVQEEISS